Proteins from one Malaya genurostris strain Urasoe2022 chromosome 2, Malgen_1.1, whole genome shotgun sequence genomic window:
- the LOC131428085 gene encoding immunoglobulin domain-containing protein oig-4-like, whose product MKLHCRRSLFVCLVILVILVGDAMARRGRARGRTKSRMQIGLPITGKYRDPESDQYYNNNNGAKITLASHFDYEYVLGHKIAFLCVARGTPRPTITWFKDGVEIFSHLYLHVHEWYIGKDKVKSKIEIDPATQMDAGVYECTADNMYSIDRRSFKTDFSIAFD is encoded by the exons ATGAAATTACACTGCAGAAGATCATTGTTCGTGTGTTTGGTTATACTAGTGATACTAGTTGGGGACGCTATGGCAAGACGTGGCCGTGCTCGTGGGCGCACCAAATCAAGG ATGCAAATCGGATTGCCAATTACAGGAAAATACCGAGATCCGGAATCTGACCAatactataataataataat GGCGCCAAAATAACACTGGCATCACACTTCGATTATGAATATGTTCTCGGTCATAAAATAGCATTTTTGTGTGTTGCAAGAGGAACTCCTCGACCAACGATCACTTGGTTCAAAGATGGGGTGGAAATCTTCAGTCATCTTTATTTACAC GTCCACGAATGGTACATCGGGAAGGACAAAGTCAAATCCAAAATAGAGATTGATCCTGCTACGCAGATGGACGCCGGTGTGTACGAGTGTACCGCAGACAACATGTACTCGATCGACCGAAGAAGTTTCAAGACGGATTTCTCGATTGCTTTCGATTAA
- the LOC131428084 gene encoding guanine nucleotide-binding protein subunit beta-2, producing MAPKDDAEVTALKKELNDLIAKIKDEQKKAADCTLSEKCADMGDVPKVRITTKKFLKGHINKVNSVHFAGDSRHCVTGSLDGKLIIWDTWTGNKVQVIPLRSAWVMSVAFAESGNFVACGGMDNMCTVYDLNNRDAQGNAKIVRELAGYEGFLSSCRFLDDTHVLTGSGDMKICVWDLQVGKKTSEFDAHNGDVVSISLSPDKNTYVTGSVDRTCKLWDVRESTPKQTFFGHEADVNSVCYHPSGFAFATGSEDKTARLFDLRSDQQIGHFEPPNKTSGFTSCALSLSGRFILCGSDDNNVHIWDTMKGVHNGVLSGHENRITSICMAPNGMALATCSWDQNVRVWV from the exons ATGGCCCCAAAAGATGATGCCGAAGTAACAGCATTGAAGAAGGAACTTAACGATCTAATTGCCAAGATTAAG GACGAACAAAAGAAGGCAGCCGATTGTACGTTATCGGAAAAATGTGCGGATATGGGCGACGTACCGAAGGTGCGCATAACCACGAAAAAGTTCCTTAAGGGGCATATCAACAAGGTCAACTCTGTACATTTTGCTGGAGATTCACGACATTGTGTTACGGGTTCGCTAGATGGTAAACTGATCATCTGGGACACCTGGACTGGCAATAAAGTACAAGTTATCCCGTTACGGTCGGCCTGGGTCATGAGTGTAGCGTTTGCCGAGTCCGGTAATTTTGTTGCTTGCGGAGGTATGGACAACATGTGCACCGTATACGACTTGAACAATCGAGATGCCCAAGGTAACGCGAAAATTGTTCGAGAATTGGCCGGTTATGAGGGATTCCTTAGTTCCTGTCGATTTTTGGACGACACACACGTTTTGACCGGATCGGGTGATATGAAAAT CTGTGTCTGGGATCTGCAAGTAGGTAAGAAAACATCCGAGTTTGATGCCCACAATGGGGACGTTGTTTCGATTTCACTCAGTCCAGATAAAAATACTTACGTGACTGGATCTGTCGATCGCACATGCAAACTGTGGGACGTTCGAGAGTCAACTCCGAAGCAGACCTTTTTTGGTCACGAGGCGGATGTGAACAGCGTTTGT TATCATCCGAGTGGATTTGCATTTGCTACCGGATCGGAGGACAAAACAGCCCGGTTGTTCGATTTGCGTTCTGACCAGCAAATTGGCCATTTCGAACCACCGAACAAGACCAGTGGATTTACATCGTGTG cTCTATCGCTTAGCGGCCGATTCATCCTATGTGGATCAGACGACAACAATGTCCACATTTGGGACACGATGAAAGGTGTACACAATG GAGTGTTGAGTGGTCACGAGAATCGCATTACATCAATCTGTATGGCTCCAAACGGGATGGCACTGGCAACCTGTAGCTGGGATCAGAATGTGCGCGTCTGggtctga